The stretch of DNA TTATTATCTGAAATAGTCCTTTTTAAAACCCTTTCGCCATCTAATATTTCATAAACATGATAATTTTTCGCGAAAGAAACAGCATCCCATTTAAGTGACACATCGCTTCCGTTAACTAAAGAATACGTAAAATTTTGTGGAGCTGCCATTGTCGGATAAGCAACTTCCACTTCGACTATATGGGATAACGATGATTCACCGTATAAAGAATGCGAAGCAGAAACAGCATATGTATACAGTCCTTCAGGGGCATTATTAACTTTGTATGTAGTTCCAGCTTCAGTTTCTATTAATGAAGCATCACCTTCTGAGGATATTTCAAAAACATGATACGTTTCTGCATATGGAGAAGCTTCCCAGTTAAGTACAATATCGTTACCATTTTCTATCTTATATGTTACCGTCGATGGTGATTCCATAGTAGGATACGTAATATCAACATTAATCGGGGCACTCGGTCCAGATTCCCAGTCGCCATTTAGTGTAGAAACAACATACCTGTAGGAACCTTCCTCTAAATCATTCAAAGTGAAATTAGCAGCTGTTGTTTCCCCAAGTAAAATTAACTGCCCTTCTGTAATTTCATAAACATGATAGCCTGTTGCTCCGTGAACAGAATTCCATACTAACTTAACATCATCTGGCGTTATATATTCCGCTGTTATATTACTTGGAGGTAACATATTGTTATCGGAATTGGCAAACGCATTAGCTACTGGAAGTAACGTCTGAGCAATAATAAGTAATAATGCTAATAACGTAAACTTCCTAAAAAACGATTTTTTCATCCTTTTGTCCTACCTTTCATTATTTTTGACCAAATAAAAAAGAACCTTCTACAAGGTTCATAGGTTAGGAACTATGATTCCTTGTGGCAACCGGCTACCATCCACGTTTTATCTATCACGCAGAACAGGTCCTTGGCTTTGCGTCTCATAGTTTCCTATGATTTGCCTTTTTCACTTGGTATTTATTACTATAATAATAGGATAATAGATTCAATAAATTAAATGAATGAGTAATTTATCCTATGTTTTATTTAAAAAAATTGGTTTAAAAGAGTAAATAGATTTAATTTTTATGGTAATATATTGAAACTTATCAAAACACCACTAATCTTAGGTATTAATTTTCAAACTCATGTGATGAAAGTGTTTCAGAAAAGCTCATATGAAAAGAGACCTTATTAATAAAGGTCTCTCTTTTTGTTAAAATTAACGAAGTAATTGTAATACAGCTTGTGGCTGTTGGTTAGCTTGAGCAAGCATAGCTTGAGAAGCTTGGTTTAGGATGTTAGAGCGAGTGAACTCCATCATTTCCTTAGCCATGTCAGTGTCACGAATACGAGATTCTGCAGCTTGTAAGTTTTCAGAAGCATTTTCAAGATTTTTAGTAGTATGTTCTAAACGATTTTGCCATGCACCAAGTTGAGAACGCTCAGAAGATAATTCTTTAATTGCATCATCGATAGTCGTTATAGCTCCATCCGCTCCAGTTTGAGTTGCGATATCAACAGCATTTACTGCAAGAACAGTAGTAGCTCCCATATCTCTAATTGTAACATTTAACGCTTGCCCTGCATCTGCACCAATATGAATTTGAGCATCAAAGTTACCGTCAAATAATACTTGTGAGTTGAATGTTGTGTCAGTAGCGATACGGTCAATTTCCTCAATTAATTGTGCCACTTCTTTTTGAAGTTCAGCACGGTCATCGTCAGTATTAGTATCATTGGCTGATTGAACCGACAATTCACGCATACGCTGAAGAATTGCGTGAGTTTCATTTAAGGCACCTTCTGCTGTTTGGATTAAAGAAATACCATCTTGAGCATTTCGACTAGCTTGGTCTAATCCTCTAACTTGCGCACGCATTTTTTCAGAGATAGCAAGACCAGCCGCATCATCACCAGCACGGTTAATCCGTAGACCGGAAGATAACTTCTCCATTGCTTTACCATTAGCGTTTACGTTCATTCCCATTTGACGATGAGCGTTCATTGCGTTTAAGTTGTTATTGATAATCATTTTGATTTCCTCCTTGAATTGTCCATCCACATCCATGTGGGGTATTTTTCAAAAGTTTTTTGTCGGCCGACTTTGAACTTTTGTTTTACATTCTTTATATCGACACGTTTTTATAAAACTTTACACTTATTTTAATTTTTTTATATCTATTTTCCTAGAAATTGCATTTTTGTTTTCGTTTTGGATTGCTTCTAGTACTTCTTTTCGATAAATTTCGATTTCTTTCGGTGCTTTTACACCTATTTTTACTTGTTCACCATCTATACTTTGAATGGTAATTTCGATGTTTTCATCGATAACAATTGTCTCATTTAGCTTTCGAGTCAGAATAAGCATTATTTTTCCTCCTTTTCACTAATAGGGAGGATGTGTTTCGTATTGTATTTCGTACCGTTTACAACAATTTGTTTCGCCAGTTGATTTTCCTTATTAATTACGATAGGGCCTTGTAAGTTAGCTGTCGACTTTTCGAATGGATCTGCAATGGTTAGAACAACATAAATTTCAACAGATTGGCTAGCTGAAATTGCTAGAGCTTGCTGAGTAGATTCTTCTAACTCAAACTCATAGTCATTATAGAAAAGAAATGGATTTGTAACGATAAAAGCTAAGTCTGTTGTATTTACACTTTGCAACGAGAAATAAACATTTTCCTCTGTTAGTGAGAGTAGTACGAACTTTTTTTCATTCTCAAACCCAGGTAAACCGTTTTTAAAGGTAATAATGTCGGACTCCTGAATCGTAATATCTCCGTGATAACATGTATTAATTTTCATATGTACTCCATCCTTATATTTTAAAATCTATATCAATTGAATTATATTGCTTAATCTCAAAATCTAAACTTCCTGGTTGATACGTTAAATTCACTTTATTAGCGTGACTATTAATGATCGCTTTATTCACTTTCACATCAACATTTAACTCGCTTGGTTGATAATCTATTTTGACACTAAAAGGCGATGGAATAAAGCCAATGTTGAATTCATGCATTTTCCTCGTTCCATTCCTTTTACTAATTTCGGTTAATGCATTATATTTATTCTCGATCTTCATTAACTCGTCGCCATCGCTTGCTCTACGGGCCATTCCTTCTTGAACATGCTGATGTCCTTTTTTTGCTTCTTCCTCAATGGAACGAAATATATGTTTTAATCCCATGTCCTCCCATGCTTGTGTTTGGTCAATTGTCAATTTACTCGGTATCGTTTGCATTGATACTTCCGCATGAGGCTGTTGAATATCAATCGTTGCTTGGGGTTGTTCAATTTCAAGCGTATGCCATGTACTCGATGATTCCATAATAAATGGCTTTGTTTCTATCGTTATTTGAGGTATTTTCATAGTCTCCCTCCTAAAAAGAAAGCTACCTACAAAAAGTAGATAGCTAAAATTATCTTAAAAAGTCTAATAAAGAAGGCTGAATAATTCTTGCACCTACACCTAATGCAGCACGGTGTACACTTTCAGCAGTGATTAAATCGGTAATAACTTCTTCTAGGTGAGCATCTTCGTTATCGGATAACACTCTAGTCGCAACATATTCTTGATATGCAAGGCGATCATCAATCATTTCTAAGCGATTATAACGAGCACCGAGCTCTGAACGTTCGGCGTTCATGCTGTCGATTTGGTTATCTAATCTACCTAGAAAAGCGTCTAAGTCTACAGAGTCATCACCTGTTAAGCCTTGTTCAATTTGATTCATGATTGTAAATAATTCCTCGTTAAATACGTTGTTCGCATCAATATTCGCTTGAAGCTTTATTCCCTTTGATACTTCAATCATGAATGGCTCGTTTAAGTCCTTAACTGTAGCCGGGGCGCTTCCATCTGTAACTCGCGGTTCATTTATCGCTGTTCCATTGAAAATATATCGCCCAGTAAATTGCGTATTTGCCACTTGCACAAGTGCTTCTTTTAATTGCCCAACTTCGGAAGCAATAGCATTTTTATCTTCATCTTGAAGCGTTCCATTTAACCCCTGTACTAATAGCTCCCTTACACGACTCAATACATTCGAACCTTGTTCAATCGCAGCCTCGGACTCTTCCATCCACGCATAAGCTTCGGAAAGGTTTCGCTTATATTGTTGAACTTCTGTTAAGTTTGTTCTGTAGTACATTCCCTTCATCGCAACAACTGGGTCATCTGAAGGACGAGTAATCTTTTTACCAGTAGAAAGCTGTTCCTGTAATTTGCCCATTTTATTGAAACCTTGGCTAATATGGCGCAAGGAGTTACCTGCTAACATTGATTGTGTTACACGCATAGCTGTTCACCTACCTTCCTACTAATCCCATACCGTTAATAATTCTATCTAATATTTCATCTGTTGCTGTAATCATTCTTGCAGATGCGTTATAGGCATGCTGGAATTGAATCATATTGGTCATTTCTTCATCTAATGAAACGGAGCTTACCGATTGGCGACGTTGGTCAACAGAAAGTCGTAACGTATCACTATTATACGAAAGTCGATTTGCTTCTTGAGCGTCTACTGCCATTGAGCCTATTAAACTTTCGTAAAAGTTTTGAATAGTCGTAGTGTCTCCACCAATATTTAACGCGCTATTTTTCACTTCAGCAAGTGCAATTGCCCCTTGTCCGTCACCTAAATTTCCGTTTGACGAAGCAGCGATATTATTTAAAGAATCATAGATTACATCATCCAGTTTAATCGCCTTTGCAGCACCATCGCTACTATCTAACGGGGCAAAGAAGTTATATTCTGTATGTTCTCCCGCCTCGATGCTAGATACGCTCCAGCCTTCATTATGAACACGGTTAAATTCGGTAATGAAATCAAAAGCCATCGTGTCTAACGCTTTTAACATTTCTGGATAAAGGCCTTTTTCTTCTGTCCCTTTCATGTACCCGTGTGACTCAAAAAGAGCTTTTAGTTTTCCTGCTGATTTAAACTGGTCTGTCTCTAATGACACAATACCGCCGATGGAAATTTCACTTACTAACCCTGTCGTATTGTCATATTTAACATCAAGATGATTTACTCTATTTGTTTGCCCATCCACTAGTTTTCCAGCCATAGGTATTGGAACACCGTTATCGTCTACTAATTCAATACTATATTTACCTTCTGCTATTTCTAACGCATTACCACCAGATTTAACTGGAGTTACTTTAATATTAACTAATGAAGAAAGCTCGTCCACTAAACGGTCTCTTTCATCATATAAATCATTCGGTAATAGTCCGTGTGGTTCTACACTCGCTATTTGTTCATTTAAGTTATTAATTCTTGTTGATAAAGAATTTATTTGTTTTGCCGTAACATTAATCTCGTTCTTTAAGTCTTGTTGTATAGATTTCATAGAATCTGATAAATAATTAAACGTTTCCGCTACCGCAATTCCTCGTTGGCGAACTACAGAACGAGCACCTGTATTCGTTGGATTTACAGCTAAATCCTGGAATGACTGCCAAAAGCGGTCTAACGTTTTCGATAGACCAGTATCAGATGGCTCGTTCATTATTTCCTCCATCTTTTGTAAGGAATCCGCTTTCGTTGACCAGTAGCCGAACTTATTGTTTTCTCCGCGAAATTGAATATCTAGAAAACTTTCGCGTACACGTTGAATACTTCCTGCCTCTACACCCGTTCCTAACTGACCAGGTATTTGCGGACGATTCATCGAAGCAGGAGGATAAGGTTCTGTTTGGACGAAGTTTACTCGTTGGCGTGAGTAACCAGGTGTATTAGCATTGGCAATATTATGCCCCGTAACTTGTAATGCTGTTTGTTGAGTGGTAAGTCCACGTCTTGCAACTTCAAGACTATGAAACGTTGAACGCATCTGTTTTTCCTCCTATGCTTTTGAATCGAACATCGAACGAGTTGGTGTAGCTGGCTTCTTCCCTGTTGCAGCCTTTTCGTACGTTACGGACGTTGGCTCTGGGTTTATAGAGTTTAACGTGACTTGGACAAATTGTAATGATTGTTGTAAAAGTCCTTCGTTTAGTTCGTTCCGTTCTTGTAATTGTTTAATAACGTGAGTTAATTTATCTTTCAATTGTAGAAGCTTGTCCGCTTCTGAATCTGTCGCTTTTTCGATAAGCTCCGAAATGGTAGCACCCGTACCTAAATTTGCTGTAAGTGTTAGACGCTCTTGCTCTAGTTGACCGATTGCTTTTACAAATTTGTTTTCTTCTTTTGTTAGCTGCTGCAATTCCTTTGCGTCACCAGACTTGACGATGTCTGTCTTTTTCACAGCTAGCTGTAATAAACCTTCATGAAGGGCTAGCAATTTTTCCATTATTACGATCACTGGTTGTAAAGTCATTGCCGGATCCCTACCTTATTTTTTGTAATAAAAATCAATCATTTTATTTGCTACAACGTTAGGGTCTACTTTATACGTACCGTTTTCAACCGCGATTTTCAGCTTATTTACTTTTTCTTCACGCGCTGTTTGGATTTGGTTCATTTCTTGTAATCCCTTTGCTTCTGTAGAAATTTCTACCTTATCTTCTTTAAAAGAACTAACAGATTTTGGCTGTTGATTCATTTGATTACGTTTATATGGATTAATCCCGGAAGGTCCAATATGATTAATTTTCATCGTATCCCTCTTCTCGTACAAATATCTATT from Sutcliffiella cohnii encodes:
- the flgK gene encoding flagellar hook-associated protein FlgK, which encodes MRSTFHSLEVARRGLTTQQTALQVTGHNIANANTPGYSRQRVNFVQTEPYPPASMNRPQIPGQLGTGVEAGSIQRVRESFLDIQFRGENNKFGYWSTKADSLQKMEEIMNEPSDTGLSKTLDRFWQSFQDLAVNPTNTGARSVVRQRGIAVAETFNYLSDSMKSIQQDLKNEINVTAKQINSLSTRINNLNEQIASVEPHGLLPNDLYDERDRLVDELSSLVNIKVTPVKSGGNALEIAEGKYSIELVDDNGVPIPMAGKLVDGQTNRVNHLDVKYDNTTGLVSEISIGGIVSLETDQFKSAGKLKALFESHGYMKGTEEKGLYPEMLKALDTMAFDFITEFNRVHNEGWSVSSIEAGEHTEYNFFAPLDSSDGAAKAIKLDDVIYDSLNNIAASSNGNLGDGQGAIALAEVKNSALNIGGDTTTIQNFYESLIGSMAVDAQEANRLSYNSDTLRLSVDQRRQSVSSVSLDEEMTNMIQFQHAYNASARMITATDEILDRIINGMGLVGR
- a CDS encoding flagellin, with translation MIINNNLNAMNAHRQMGMNVNANGKAMEKLSSGLRINRAGDDAAGLAISEKMRAQVRGLDQASRNAQDGISLIQTAEGALNETHAILQRMRELSVQSANDTNTDDDRAELQKEVAQLIEEIDRIATDTTFNSQVLFDGNFDAQIHIGADAGQALNVTIRDMGATTVLAVNAVDIATQTGADGAITTIDDAIKELSSERSQLGAWQNRLEHTTKNLENASENLQAAESRIRDTDMAKEMMEFTRSNILNQASQAMLAQANQQPQAVLQLLR
- a CDS encoding DUF6470 family protein, coding for MKIPQITIETKPFIMESSSTWHTLEIEQPQATIDIQQPHAEVSMQTIPSKLTIDQTQAWEDMGLKHIFRSIEEEAKKGHQHVQEGMARRASDGDELMKIENKYNALTEISKRNGTRKMHEFNIGFIPSPFSVKIDYQPSELNVDVKVNKAIINSHANKVNLTYQPGSLDFEIKQYNSIDIDFKI
- the flgM gene encoding flagellar biosynthesis anti-sigma factor FlgM, whose protein sequence is MKINHIGPSGINPYKRNQMNQQPKSVSSFKEDKVEISTEAKGLQEMNQIQTAREEKVNKLKIAVENGTYKVDPNVVANKMIDFYYKK
- the csrA gene encoding carbon storage regulator CsrA — protein: MLILTRKLNETIVIDENIEITIQSIDGEQVKIGVKAPKEIEIYRKEVLEAIQNENKNAISRKIDIKKLK
- the fliW gene encoding flagellar assembly protein FliW, whose product is MKINTCYHGDITIQESDIITFKNGLPGFENEKKFVLLSLTEENVYFSLQSVNTTDLAFIVTNPFLFYNDYEFELEESTQQALAISASQSVEIYVVLTIADPFEKSTANLQGPIVINKENQLAKQIVVNGTKYNTKHILPISEKEEK
- the flgL gene encoding flagellar hook-associated protein FlgL; translated protein: MRVTQSMLAGNSLRHISQGFNKMGKLQEQLSTGKKITRPSDDPVVAMKGMYYRTNLTEVQQYKRNLSEAYAWMEESEAAIEQGSNVLSRVRELLVQGLNGTLQDEDKNAIASEVGQLKEALVQVANTQFTGRYIFNGTAINEPRVTDGSAPATVKDLNEPFMIEVSKGIKLQANIDANNVFNEELFTIMNQIEQGLTGDDSVDLDAFLGRLDNQIDSMNAERSELGARYNRLEMIDDRLAYQEYVATRVLSDNEDAHLEEVITDLITAESVHRAALGVGARIIQPSLLDFLR
- a CDS encoding flagellar protein FlgN, with the protein product MTLQPVIVIMEKLLALHEGLLQLAVKKTDIVKSGDAKELQQLTKEENKFVKAIGQLEQERLTLTANLGTGATISELIEKATDSEADKLLQLKDKLTHVIKQLQERNELNEGLLQQSLQFVQVTLNSINPEPTSVTYEKAATGKKPATPTRSMFDSKA